One window of the Triticum dicoccoides isolate Atlit2015 ecotype Zavitan chromosome 3B, WEW_v2.0, whole genome shotgun sequence genome contains the following:
- the LOC119281662 gene encoding LOB domain-containing protein 15-like translates to MPCLLSTLSFLAIPNFTLLYSPSLSIVPVSSVSPSPRRGGEHASMSTERERLDEIGKKIKREPDPASAIAGVVVAVSQTEHHVPRRLGLVGPGIGGAANIATPCAACKLLRRRCAHECPFAPYFSPHEPHKFAAVHKVFGASNVSKMLLEVPEPERADAASSLVYEANLRLRDPVYGCMGAISMLQQQVNALEAELQAVRAEIFKHRYRQTGVGVGVGAANLIVDDDVSAAAAGGFMAPATSLVHTAGVVSVAEAGQEVDTMPSTATAYAAGQPSSTDYSSLDTSEHDAYFG, encoded by the exons ATGCCTTGCCTTTTAAGCACTCTTTCCTTCCTCGCAATTCCAAACTTTACACTTCTCTACTCCCCCTCGCTCTCAATCGTTCCTGTGTCCTCCGTCTCTCCGTCTCCCAGGCGAGGAGGAGAGCATGCCTCTATGTCCACGGAGAG GGAGAGACTCGACGAGATCGGTAAGAAGATCAAGCGAGAGCCGGACCCCGCCTCCGCCATCGCGGGCGTCGTAGTCGCCGTCTCACAGACCGAGCACCACGTCCCTCGCCGCCTAGGCCTCGTTGGCCCAGGCATCGGCGGCGCCGCGAACATAGCGACCCCGTGCGCCGCGTGCAAGCTCCTCCGCCGGCGCTGCGCGCACGAGTGCCCCTTCGCCCCCTACTTCTCCCCGCACGAGCCCCACAAGTTCGCCGCCGTCCACAAGGTCTTCGGCGCCAGCAACGTCTCCAAGATGCTCCTG GAGGTGCCCGAGCCGGAGAGAGCCGACGCGGCGAGCAGCCTGGTGTACGAGGCGAACCTGCGGCTGCGCGACCCGGTGTACGGCTGCATGGGCGCGATCTCCATGCTGCAGCAGCAGGTGAACGCGCTGGAGGCCGAGCTGCAGGCCGTCAGGGCCGAGATATTCAAGCACAGGTACCGGCAgaccggcgtcggcgtcggcgtcggcgcggCAAACCTCATTGTCGACGACGACGTCAGTGCCGCCGCAGCCGGCGGCTTCATGGCTCCTGCCACGTCGCTGGTGCACACCGCTGGCGTGGTGTCCGTGGCGGAGGCCGGCCAAGAAGTGGACACAATGCCGTCGACGGCCACGGCGTACGCTGCCGGACAGCCATCGAGCACCGACTACAGCTCCCTCGACACAAGTGAGCATGATGCATACTTTGGTTGA